In one Sphingobium sp. MI1205 genomic region, the following are encoded:
- a CDS encoding EAL domain-containing protein → MAPSRIKLNDTLFRRGNLAIALGLAESGTEVSAFWISEAFTHIARLWPLVLLGKLCTLTLLHVSLFDFRSIMHVLIFAFMLLVDGVLIFVPRGENFQNQRPHIQKWLMLPTVLLSGMAFSLLMGPAQFAGPLSLSLAAEVAVALLAASIFGDRRLLGVSYLLGTLIVSIIQGAGFAQIGLLLSCIVVMLIAAMRQAHSDLDRAIQRHQQDLRAQRADRLLQEYEQSGQGWFWETDRQGCLSYISETLVGTLDIADGEMVGRPITDIICAGDHRQGGGERTLGFHLSARTGFSDIHVRAAATRDERWWSMSGQPVFNEYGQFHGFRGSGTDLTEMRRSQAEVKRLAQFDSLTGLANRVQMLRSLEDAVAGSQGRTGDCALMMLDLDRFKSVNDTLGHPAGDALLRQVSQRLQRVVGERGLVGRQGGDEFKILLPGRHDRTALAQLAQTVISSVGQPYTVEGTAVVIGVSIGISSCPHDGDTADALIRNADLALYAAKGDGRGVHRFYSAEMHADAEDRRRLEEDLRHALAGDGLHLVYQPVVSSGTERITGFEALLRWNHPVRGAISPTVFIPIAEETGLIGPIGDWVLRTACRDAAMWADEIRVAVNVSPIQFANPGLPATVMNALAAAQLAPGRLELEITESVFLNDDEGTDSMFARLKGIGVRLALDDFGTGYSSLGYLKKAPFDKIKIDQSFVRGAVINGSRNSAIIRAIVSLAEALGMDTTAEGAETQDELALIRELGCSHIQGYVYGRPLEAGEVLRRQESHGTLALVEGFQSSRPERKTMLRTIAVHHDAHVYTGRIRNISATGALIEGLWHVPEGTQLAVEFNESLRADAVVRWSRDDRMGVEFTVAIDITSASAAPRSLAS, encoded by the coding sequence CGCTTACCCTGCTGCATGTATCGCTGTTCGATTTTCGCAGCATCATGCATGTTCTCATCTTCGCCTTCATGCTGCTGGTCGATGGCGTGCTGATCTTCGTCCCCAGAGGCGAAAATTTTCAGAATCAGCGACCCCATATTCAGAAATGGCTCATGCTGCCGACGGTCCTGCTGTCGGGCATGGCCTTCAGTCTGCTGATGGGGCCGGCTCAATTTGCTGGCCCGCTATCCCTTTCGCTGGCAGCTGAGGTCGCGGTGGCGCTGCTCGCCGCTTCGATCTTCGGGGACCGGCGGCTGCTGGGCGTCAGCTATTTGCTGGGCACGCTCATCGTATCCATCATCCAGGGCGCTGGCTTTGCCCAGATCGGCCTGCTGCTCAGTTGTATCGTCGTCATGCTGATCGCCGCGATGCGGCAAGCGCATTCGGACCTCGACCGTGCAATCCAACGCCATCAACAGGATCTGCGTGCCCAGCGGGCCGATCGGCTTCTTCAGGAATATGAACAGTCGGGCCAGGGGTGGTTTTGGGAAACCGATCGTCAGGGCTGTCTCAGCTATATTTCCGAAACACTGGTGGGAACGCTGGACATCGCCGATGGGGAGATGGTCGGACGGCCGATCACGGACATCATCTGCGCGGGCGACCACCGGCAAGGCGGAGGTGAGCGCACGCTGGGTTTTCATCTTTCGGCGCGAACCGGTTTTTCGGATATTCATGTTCGCGCTGCCGCGACGCGGGATGAACGCTGGTGGTCGATGTCCGGTCAGCCGGTATTCAATGAATATGGACAGTTCCATGGCTTCCGGGGCAGCGGAACCGACCTTACCGAGATGCGCCGCAGCCAGGCTGAGGTAAAGCGGCTGGCCCAGTTCGACTCCCTCACCGGCCTTGCCAATCGGGTGCAGATGCTGCGGTCGCTGGAGGATGCGGTCGCCGGATCGCAAGGGCGGACGGGCGATTGCGCGCTGATGATGCTCGACCTTGATCGCTTCAAATCTGTCAACGATACGCTGGGCCATCCCGCCGGAGATGCATTGCTGCGGCAGGTGAGCCAGCGCCTCCAGCGCGTGGTGGGTGAACGCGGGCTGGTCGGGCGGCAGGGCGGCGACGAATTCAAGATTCTGCTGCCTGGGCGACATGACCGCACCGCACTGGCTCAACTGGCGCAGACGGTCATTAGTTCGGTTGGCCAGCCTTACACGGTCGAGGGGACTGCGGTGGTCATCGGTGTATCCATCGGCATTTCTTCCTGCCCACATGACGGCGATACCGCTGACGCGCTGATTCGCAACGCGGACCTTGCCCTCTACGCCGCCAAGGGTGATGGACGCGGTGTTCATCGCTTCTATTCGGCGGAGATGCACGCGGACGCCGAAGATCGCAGGCGGTTGGAAGAGGATTTACGCCACGCGCTCGCCGGCGATGGATTGCATCTGGTCTATCAACCTGTCGTGTCGTCCGGGACGGAACGGATCACGGGCTTTGAGGCGCTGCTGCGCTGGAACCATCCGGTACGGGGCGCCATATCCCCCACCGTGTTCATACCAATCGCGGAGGAGACTGGCCTGATCGGGCCGATCGGCGACTGGGTGCTTCGTACTGCCTGCCGGGATGCGGCGATGTGGGCGGATGAGATTCGCGTTGCAGTCAATGTTTCTCCGATCCAGTTCGCTAATCCGGGCCTTCCCGCTACGGTCATGAATGCACTGGCCGCAGCCCAGCTCGCGCCCGGGCGGCTGGAGCTGGAGATCACCGAAAGCGTGTTCCTGAACGATGACGAGGGCACGGACTCGATGTTCGCCCGGCTCAAGGGCATTGGCGTGCGCCTGGCGCTCGACGATTTCGGCACTGGCTATTCTTCGCTCGGCTATCTGAAAAAGGCTCCGTTCGACAAGATCAAGATCGATCAGAGCTTCGTGCGCGGCGCTGTGATCAACGGCAGCCGCAACAGCGCGATCATCAGGGCGATCGTCAGTCTGGCCGAGGCGTTGGGCATGGACACCACGGCGGAGGGCGCTGAAACGCAGGACGAACTGGCGTTGATCCGCGAACTTGGGTGCAGCCATATTCAGGGCTATGTCTACGGCCGCCCGCTCGAAGCGGGCGAAGTGCTGAGGCGCCAGGAAAGTCACGGCACCCTAGCCTTGGTCGAAGGCTTTCAGTCGAGTCGTCCAGAGCGAAAGACCATGCTGCGGACGATTGCGGTGCATCATGATGCCCATGTCTACACCGGTCGTATTCGCAATATTTCCGCGACCGGCGCGCTGATCGAAGGACTGTGGCATGTGCCAGAAGGGACGCAACTGGCGGTCGAGTTCAACGAGAGCCTGCGCGCCGATGCGGTGGTGCGCTGGTCGCGCGACGATCGCATGGGCGTGGAATTCACCGTTGCGATCGACATCACCAGCGCAAGCGCGGCGCCTCGGTCGTTGGCTTCCTGA
- a CDS encoding TonB-dependent receptor gives MRRSAGLTVFLLMGASPAALMAQTMDSEAAAQDEGEEIIVTGQPQRGAVVGNVKPEQQLSAADVRALGVTSISEMITELSAQTNGTPVVLLNGKRISSFSEIQDIPSEAVARVDILPEEVALSYGYAPTQKVVNIVLRQRFRAELADLRGGTTTDGGRENGSVEAGLLRIRGDNRFTLNLKYGNAASLLESERDIDRPASGPALIDLTRFRTLSPATESVSANATYARALGKVSMTVNGRVELSDNDTLQGLSVAALAAPLGDGPLYRDFLRENALDQQIRGTTGHVGLTFNGLLGKGWQWSFTGNGDVSDTRTRTERSASTDRTSARSQAVIGDLLLSGPLFDLPAGTVTSSVRVGASANGFEGWSIRNGVERDNDYDRQIASGQISLDVPITSKARGVLGAVGDIGVNLNAATQELSDFGTLSTLGYGLRWRPVPAVQLLVSANQDRAAPTGNQITDPEVRTENIPVFDYRTGETVFVTRVTGGNALLRESVRDQFRVSATVKPFEKPNLTLTATYLNSRTANPIAAFPEPTPALEAAFADRFIRDADQRLTEIRAFPVNYLRSQSEQLRWGFDLSFPLKSRIQKLAEAWRAAGAKPEDRPKELQAMRGLFGNRGRRGGRQGEGQGGPEGASPPPGHDSGDQPRSEGGMGGPRGGGRPGGGFGGGHRGGNGRLSFSLYHTWHFTESILIAPDVPELDLLNGDATGSSGGQPRHEIKARIGYTNNGLGARLSVDWESGTHVDGALGGTSRLNFGSLATANLRLFANLGQMPSLVKDHPFLRGTRVSIGIDNIFNKRREVTDATGATPLRYQQGYLDPLGRTISISFRKLFF, from the coding sequence GTGCGTCGATCTGCTGGGCTGACGGTATTTCTGTTGATGGGCGCGTCGCCTGCTGCCCTGATGGCGCAGACGATGGATAGTGAAGCGGCCGCGCAGGATGAAGGCGAAGAGATCATCGTCACCGGCCAGCCGCAGCGCGGGGCGGTGGTTGGCAACGTCAAGCCCGAACAACAGCTGTCCGCCGCCGACGTCCGGGCGCTGGGCGTCACCTCCATCTCGGAAATGATCACCGAGCTATCGGCGCAGACAAACGGTACGCCTGTGGTACTGCTCAACGGCAAGCGGATTTCCAGCTTTTCCGAGATTCAGGACATCCCGTCCGAAGCGGTGGCGCGCGTCGATATCCTGCCTGAAGAGGTGGCGCTGTCCTATGGCTATGCACCGACGCAGAAGGTGGTCAACATCGTGCTGCGCCAGCGTTTTCGTGCCGAACTAGCGGATCTGCGCGGCGGGACGACCACCGATGGCGGGCGGGAAAATGGCTCGGTCGAAGCGGGACTGCTACGCATCCGGGGCGACAATCGCTTCACCCTGAACCTCAAATATGGGAATGCGGCTTCGCTGCTGGAGAGCGAGCGGGATATCGACCGCCCGGCGAGTGGCCCGGCGCTCATCGATCTCACCCGCTTCCGCACGCTCAGCCCGGCAACGGAAAGTGTTTCGGCCAACGCGACCTATGCGCGCGCGCTTGGCAAGGTGTCCATGACGGTCAATGGCCGTGTGGAATTGTCGGACAATGATACACTTCAGGGGCTCTCGGTCGCCGCTCTGGCTGCGCCGCTCGGTGACGGTCCGCTCTATCGCGATTTCCTGCGGGAGAACGCACTCGATCAGCAGATCCGTGGTACGACCGGGCATGTGGGCCTGACGTTCAACGGATTGCTGGGCAAGGGCTGGCAATGGTCCTTCACCGGCAATGGCGATGTGTCCGACACCCGCACGCGGACGGAACGATCGGCGTCCACGGATAGGACCAGCGCACGGTCGCAGGCCGTTATAGGTGATCTGTTGCTGTCCGGTCCGCTGTTCGACCTGCCTGCGGGCACCGTCACCAGCTCGGTCCGGGTGGGTGCATCAGCCAACGGTTTTGAAGGCTGGTCGATCCGCAACGGCGTCGAGCGGGACAATGATTATGACCGGCAGATCGCCAGCGGCCAGATCAGCCTGGACGTGCCGATCACCAGCAAGGCCCGCGGCGTGCTGGGCGCGGTGGGCGACATTGGCGTCAACCTGAATGCGGCCACACAGGAGCTTTCCGATTTTGGTACGCTCTCCACCCTTGGCTATGGCCTGCGGTGGCGACCGGTTCCGGCGGTGCAGTTGCTTGTGTCGGCGAACCAGGATCGCGCGGCGCCGACCGGCAATCAGATCACCGATCCAGAGGTCAGGACCGAGAATATTCCGGTGTTCGATTATCGCACCGGCGAGACTGTGTTCGTGACGCGGGTCACGGGCGGCAATGCGCTGCTCCGTGAAAGCGTACGCGACCAGTTCCGGGTGAGCGCGACGGTGAAACCCTTCGAAAAGCCAAACCTGACGCTAACCGCCACCTACCTCAACAGCCGGACGGCCAACCCGATCGCCGCGTTCCCCGAACCTACCCCGGCGCTCGAGGCGGCCTTTGCAGACCGGTTCATCCGCGACGCAGATCAGCGGCTGACCGAGATCAGGGCTTTCCCCGTCAATTATCTGCGGTCGCAAAGCGAGCAGCTGCGCTGGGGCTTCGATCTGTCCTTCCCTCTGAAATCGCGTATCCAGAAGCTCGCCGAAGCATGGCGCGCCGCAGGAGCCAAGCCGGAAGATCGGCCTAAGGAACTGCAGGCGATGCGCGGTCTGTTCGGCAATCGCGGCAGGCGTGGTGGCAGGCAGGGTGAAGGCCAGGGCGGCCCGGAAGGCGCATCTCCGCCGCCAGGCCACGATAGCGGCGATCAGCCGCGCAGCGAAGGCGGCATGGGCGGGCCACGCGGTGGCGGGCGGCCCGGTGGCGGCTTTGGCGGAGGGCACCGCGGAGGGAATGGGCGGCTCAGCTTCAGCCTCTATCACACATGGCATTTCACGGAGAGCATCCTAATCGCGCCTGATGTGCCGGAACTCGACCTGCTGAATGGCGACGCGACCGGATCGTCGGGAGGACAGCCGCGGCATGAGATCAAAGCCCGCATCGGCTATACCAACAACGGTCTGGGCGCACGGCTCAGCGTTGATTGGGAGAGCGGCACGCATGTGGATGGCGCGCTGGGAGGAACCTCTCGCCTGAATTTCGGCAGCCTGGCGACGGCAAATCTGCGCCTCTTCGCGAATCTGGGCCAAATGCCGTCGCTGGTGAAGGACCATCCCTTCCTGCGCGGGACGCGTGTGTCGATCGGCATCGACAACATCTTCAACAAGCGGCGAGAAGTGACCGACGCCACTGGCGCGACGCCGCTGCGCTATCAGCAGGGCTATCTGGATCCGCTGGGGCGGACGATCAGCATTTCGTTCCGGAAGTTGTTCTTTTGA